From one Lycium ferocissimum isolate CSIRO_LF1 chromosome 5, AGI_CSIRO_Lferr_CH_V1, whole genome shotgun sequence genomic stretch:
- the LOC132058362 gene encoding peroxisomal membrane protein 11-4, which translates to MNDKVDKLVIFLAKRDGIDKLVKTFQYVSKLVNWHVETTYPDIATRAKQWEVASGLSRKAFRSGRFLTGFNALRRTPGTSRGFRLLAVLANSGEMVYFFFDHFLWLARIGVLDARYAKRMSFISAFGESVGYVFFIIADFILIARGLKAERKLLIEEEESKETEGEIKKIRMDRIMRLMAVAANIADLIIALAEIEPNPFCNHTVTLGISGLVSAWAGWYRNWPS; encoded by the coding sequence ATGAATGACAAAGTGGACAAGTTGGTAATTTTCTTGGCAAAGAGAGATGGAATCGACAAGCTCGTCAAGACTTTCCAGTACGTCTCCAAGCTCGTAAATTGGCACGTCGAGACGACGTACCCTGACATAGCCACTCGAGCCAAGCAATGGGAAGTGGCCTCTGGCCTTAGCCGAAAAGCCTTCCGGAGTGGTCGATTCCTCACGGGATTCAACGCCCTCCGGAGGACCCCGGGCACATCCCGGGGTTTCAGGTTGCTAGCCGTTCTCGCCAATTCGGGGGAAATGGTCTATTTCTTCTTTGACCATTTCCTCTGGCTGGCGAGAATCGGAGTTCTTGATGCCAGATATGCGAAAAGGATGAGCTTTATTTCTGCATTTGGTGAGTCTGTTGGATACGTGTTTTTCATTATCGCGGATTTTATCCTCATAGCAAGGGGATTAAAAGCAGAAAGGAAGCTTTTGATTGAAGAGGAGGAGTCTAAGGAAACAGAAGgggaaatcaagaaaattagaaTGGATAGAATTATGAGATTGATGGCTGTGGCTGCTAATATAGCTGACCTTATAATTGCCTTAGCTGAAATTGAACCAAATCCATTCTGTAACCATACTGTTACTTTAGGCATTAGTGGCTTGGTTTCTGCATGGGCTGGTTGGTATAGAAACTGGCCCTCATGA